One Pseudomonas brassicacearum genomic region harbors:
- the dapC gene encoding succinyldiaminopimelate transaminase produces MNNALNQLQPYPFEKLRALLGSVKPNPDKRPIALSIGEPKHRSPSFVAEALASNLEKMAVYPTTLGIPELREAITGWCERRFNVPSGWLDPARHVLPVNGTREALFAFTQTVVNRGDDALVVSPNPFYQIYEGAAFLAGAKPHYLPCLDANGFNPDFDAVSPDIWKRCQILFLCSPGNPTGALIPVDVLKKLIALADEHDFVIAADECYSELYFDEQTPPPGLLSACVELGRKDFKRCVVFHSLSKRSNLPGLRSGFVAGDADILKGFLLYRTYHGCAMPVQTQLASIAAWNDEVHVRANRALYREKFDAVLEILSPVLDVQRPDGSFYLWPNVAGDDAAFCRDLFEQEHVTVVPGSYLSRDVDGVNPGAGRVRMALVAPLAECVEAAERIRAFIQRRG; encoded by the coding sequence ATGAACAACGCTCTGAACCAGTTGCAGCCCTACCCGTTCGAAAAGCTCCGCGCCTTGCTGGGCAGCGTAAAGCCCAACCCGGACAAGCGCCCGATCGCCCTGTCCATCGGCGAACCCAAGCACCGTTCGCCGAGCTTTGTGGCCGAAGCCCTGGCCAGCAATCTGGAAAAGATGGCGGTGTACCCAACCACCCTCGGCATCCCTGAGTTGCGCGAAGCCATCACTGGTTGGTGCGAGCGCCGCTTCAACGTGCCGAGCGGCTGGCTGGACCCGGCGCGCCACGTGCTGCCGGTCAATGGCACCCGTGAAGCCCTGTTCGCCTTCACCCAGACCGTGGTCAACCGTGGCGACGATGCGCTGGTGGTCAGCCCGAACCCGTTCTACCAGATCTACGAAGGCGCGGCGTTCCTGGCCGGAGCCAAGCCGCACTACCTGCCGTGCCTGGACGCGAACGGCTTCAATCCGGATTTCGATGCCGTCTCGCCGGACATCTGGAAGCGCTGCCAGATCCTGTTCCTGTGCTCCCCCGGCAACCCGACCGGCGCCCTGATTCCGGTGGACGTGCTGAAAAAACTCATCGCCCTGGCCGATGAGCATGACTTCGTCATCGCCGCGGACGAGTGCTACAGCGAACTGTACTTCGACGAACAGACCCCGCCACCGGGCCTGCTCAGCGCCTGTGTCGAACTCGGTCGCAAGGACTTCAAGCGCTGCGTGGTGTTCCACAGCCTGTCCAAACGCTCCAACCTGCCCGGCCTGCGCTCCGGTTTCGTCGCTGGCGACGCAGACATCCTCAAGGGCTTCTTGCTGTACCGCACCTATCACGGCTGCGCAATGCCGGTTCAGACCCAACTGGCGAGCATCGCGGCGTGGAACGACGAAGTCCATGTGCGGGCCAACCGTGCGTTGTACCGGGAAAAATTCGACGCAGTGCTGGAAATCCTCAGCCCAGTGCTGGACGTACAGCGTCCTGATGGCAGCTTCTACCTATGGCCGAATGTAGCCGGCGATGATGCAGCGTTCTGCCGGGACCTGTTCGAACAGGAACATGTAACCGTGGTGCCGGGCTCCTACCTGTCCCGCGATGTGGACGGCGTCAACCCGGGTGCCGGGCGCGTGCGCATGGCGCTGGTCGCGCCGCTGGCTGAATGCGTGGAAGCGGCGGAGCGGATCCGCGCGTTCATCCAGCGTCGGGGTTGA
- a CDS encoding [protein-PII] uridylyltransferase, whose amino-acid sequence MPQVDPELFDRGQFQAELALKASPISAFKKAIRQAHDVLDQRFRNGRDIRRLIEDRAWFVDNILQKAWEQFDWSEDADIALVAVGGYGRGELHPYSDIDLLILLDSADHEVFRDSIERFLTLLWDIGLEVGQSVRSVQECAEEARADLTVITNLMESRTIAGPEHLRQRMLDVTSTEHMWPSKDFFLAKHAEQKARHHKYNDTEYNLEPNVKGSPGGLRDIQTILWVARRQYGTLNLRALAGEGFLVESENALLASSQEFLWKVRYALHMLAGRSEDRLLFDHQRSIAGLLGFEGQDAKQSIENFMQQYYRVVMSIAQLSELIIQHFEEVILAPEDEEPPQPINSRFQLHDGYIEARHDYVFRRTPFAMLEIFVLMAQQPEIKGVRADTIRLLRENRHLIDEDFRHDIRNTSLFIELFKCRIGVHRNLRRMNRYGILGRYLPEFGFIVGQMQHDLFHIYTVDAHTLNLIKHLRKLQYTQVSEKFPLASKLMAKLPKPELIYMAGLYHDIGKGRQGDHSEIGAVDAEAFCQRHQLPLWDSRLIVWLVQNHLVMSTTAQRKDLSDPQVIHDFAQIVGDETRLDYLYVLTVADINATNPSLWNSWRASLLRQLYTETKRALRRGLENPVDREEQIRRTQSAALDILVRGGTDPDDVEQLWSQLGDDYFLRHTAGDVAWHSDAILQQPADGGPLVLIKETTQREFEGGTQIFIYAPDQHDFFAVTVAAMDQLNLNIHDARVITSSSQFTLDTYIVLDTDGDSIGDNPARVKQIRDGLTEALRNPADYPTIIQRRVPRQLKHFAFAPQVTIHNDAQRQVTVLELSAPDRPGLLARIGHIFLEFDLSLQNAKIATLGERVEDVFFITDAHNQPLSDPQLCSRLQEAIVRHLSVNQEPDINLTRINI is encoded by the coding sequence ATGCCGCAGGTGGATCCCGAACTCTTCGACCGCGGCCAGTTCCAGGCTGAACTGGCCCTGAAGGCAAGCCCCATCTCGGCGTTCAAGAAGGCGATCCGCCAGGCCCATGATGTGCTCGACCAACGCTTTCGCAATGGCCGGGATATCCGTCGGCTGATCGAGGACCGCGCCTGGTTTGTCGATAACATCCTGCAAAAGGCCTGGGAGCAGTTCGACTGGAGCGAAGATGCCGACATCGCCCTGGTGGCGGTGGGCGGCTATGGGCGCGGCGAGCTGCACCCCTACTCCGACATCGATTTGCTGATCCTGCTGGACAGCGCCGATCACGAGGTTTTCCGCGATTCCATCGAGCGGTTCCTGACGCTGCTGTGGGACATCGGCCTGGAAGTCGGCCAGAGCGTGCGCTCGGTGCAGGAGTGCGCCGAGGAGGCCCGCGCCGACCTGACGGTGATCACCAACCTGATGGAAAGCCGCACCATCGCCGGCCCCGAACACCTGCGCCAGCGCATGCTCGATGTCACCAGCACAGAGCACATGTGGCCGAGCAAGGACTTTTTCCTGGCCAAGCACGCCGAGCAGAAGGCCCGCCACCACAAGTACAACGACACCGAGTACAACCTGGAGCCCAACGTCAAGGGCTCGCCGGGCGGGCTGCGGGACATCCAGACGATCCTGTGGGTTGCCCGCCGCCAGTACGGCACGTTGAACCTGCGGGCCCTGGCCGGCGAAGGTTTCCTGGTGGAGAGCGAGAACGCCCTGCTGGCCTCGTCCCAAGAATTTTTATGGAAGGTTCGCTACGCCCTGCACATGCTCGCTGGGCGCTCCGAGGACCGCCTGTTGTTCGATCACCAGCGCTCCATCGCCGGCCTGCTGGGTTTTGAGGGGCAGGACGCCAAGCAGTCCATCGAAAATTTCATGCAGCAGTACTACCGGGTGGTGATGAGCATCGCCCAGCTCAGCGAACTGATCATCCAGCACTTCGAGGAGGTCATTCTCGCCCCCGAAGACGAGGAACCGCCGCAGCCGATCAACTCACGCTTTCAGCTGCACGACGGCTACATCGAAGCGCGTCATGACTATGTGTTCCGCCGCACGCCGTTCGCCATGCTCGAAATCTTCGTGTTGATGGCCCAGCAGCCGGAAATCAAGGGTGTGCGCGCCGACACCATCCGCCTGCTGCGGGAAAACCGTCATCTGATCGATGAGGATTTCCGCCACGACATCCGCAACACCAGCCTGTTCATCGAGCTGTTCAAATGCCGGATCGGCGTGCACCGCAACCTGCGGCGCATGAATCGCTACGGGATCCTCGGGCGCTATCTGCCGGAGTTCGGTTTCATCGTCGGGCAAATGCAACACGACCTATTCCACATCTATACGGTCGATGCCCACACCCTGAACCTGATCAAGCACCTGCGTAAGTTGCAATACACCCAGGTGTCGGAGAAATTCCCGCTGGCCAGCAAGCTCATGGCCAAGCTGCCCAAGCCTGAGCTGATCTACATGGCCGGGCTGTACCACGACATCGGCAAAGGCCGCCAGGGCGACCACTCCGAGATCGGTGCGGTGGACGCCGAGGCGTTCTGCCAGCGCCATCAACTGCCCCTCTGGGACAGTCGGTTGATCGTTTGGCTGGTGCAGAACCACTTGGTGATGTCGACCACCGCCCAGCGCAAGGACTTGTCCGACCCGCAGGTGATCCACGACTTCGCCCAGATCGTCGGCGACGAGACGCGCCTGGATTACCTCTATGTGCTGACCGTGGCCGACATCAACGCCACCAACCCGAGCCTGTGGAACTCCTGGCGCGCCAGCCTGTTGCGCCAGCTGTACACCGAGACCAAGCGGGCCTTGCGCCGTGGCCTGGAAAACCCGGTGGACCGCGAAGAGCAGATCCGTCGCACCCAAAGCGCGGCCCTGGACATCCTGGTACGCGGCGGCACCGATCCGGACGATGTCGAGCAGCTCTGGTCGCAATTGGGCGATGACTACTTCCTGCGCCACACTGCCGGCGACGTGGCTTGGCACAGCGACGCGATTTTGCAGCAACCGGCCGATGGCGGGCCGTTGGTGCTGATCAAGGAAACCACCCAGCGCGAGTTCGAGGGCGGCACGCAGATCTTCATCTATGCGCCGGACCAGCACGACTTCTTCGCCGTGACCGTGGCGGCGATGGACCAGCTCAACCTCAACATCCATGACGCCCGGGTCATCACCTCCAGCAGCCAGTTCACCCTCGACACCTACATCGTGCTCGACACCGACGGCGACTCGATTGGCGACAACCCGGCGCGGGTCAAGCAGATTCGCGATGGCCTGACCGAAGCCCTGCGCAACCCGGCGGACTACCCGACCATCATCCAGCGCCGAGTGCCGCGCCAGCTCAAGCACTTCGCCTTCGCGCCCCAGGTGACGATCCACAACGACGCCCAGCGCCAGGTCACCGTGCTGGAACTCAGCGCCCCGGACCGCCCGGGCCTGCTGGCGCGGATCGGTCATATCTTCCTGGAGTTCGACCTGTCGCTGCAAAACGCCAAAATCGCCACCCTGGGCGAGCGAGTGGAGGACGTGTTCTTCATCACCGACGCCCATAACCAGCCGCTGTCCGATCCGCAGCTGTGCAGCCGCCTGCAGGAAGCGATCGTCCGGCATTTGAGCGTCAACCAGGAACCTGATATCAACCTGACGCGCATCAATATCTGA
- a CDS encoding Na+/H+ antiporter yields MQSAYTVLILLMLVGVSRLLGRLVPLPLPLVQIGAGALLAWPSLGLHVALDPELFLFLFLPPLLFSDGWRMPKRELWRLRGPILTLAVGLVLFTVVGAGYFIHWLLPSIPLPVAFALAAVLSPTDAVAVSAIARDRLPAPLMHMLQGEALMNDASGLVTFKFALAAAITGVFSLANASLTFVLVAVGGLLVGVALSWLLGRLRAWMIARGWDDPATHVVFMLLLPFAAYVLAERLGASGILSAVAAGMMQSWLDLLPRQTGTRLLNRSVWSLLEFAFNGLIFLLLGLQLPDIIKAVTHLEATLWPTLFYRCLDVLAIFLVLLVLRFVWVQSIWRLSGLLRRWRGQGELTLVPNARSCWLLTFGGVRGAVTLAGVLSVPLLLSAAEAFPERDLLIFIAAGVILLSLIAACIALPLLLRGIEKSPDDKRRNEVREAWRKTAEAAIHALEVEEPTEAGSTPDAAQAALATEVKARLMSEYRHQLDVFNDSAEAQALAFEMDLLERRLRLKAFRAQRLELYRLSRHHQIGDDVLREVLGELDLAEANLGLGK; encoded by the coding sequence ATGCAAAGCGCGTATACCGTCCTGATCCTGTTGATGCTGGTGGGCGTTTCGCGCCTGCTCGGACGGCTGGTCCCGCTGCCGTTGCCCCTGGTGCAGATCGGCGCCGGTGCCTTGCTGGCCTGGCCGTCCCTGGGCCTGCACGTGGCCCTCGATCCCGAACTGTTCCTGTTCCTTTTCTTGCCACCGCTGCTGTTCTCCGACGGCTGGCGCATGCCCAAGCGCGAGTTGTGGCGCCTGCGCGGGCCGATCCTGACGCTGGCGGTGGGGCTGGTGTTGTTCACGGTGGTGGGCGCCGGTTATTTCATTCATTGGCTGCTGCCGAGTATCCCGTTGCCGGTGGCCTTCGCCCTGGCCGCGGTGCTGTCGCCGACCGACGCGGTGGCGGTGTCGGCGATTGCCCGTGACCGTCTGCCCGCGCCGCTGATGCACATGCTCCAGGGCGAGGCGCTGATGAACGATGCGTCGGGCCTGGTGACCTTCAAGTTCGCCCTGGCGGCGGCCATCACCGGGGTCTTTTCCCTGGCCAATGCGAGCCTGACCTTCGTGTTGGTGGCGGTCGGTGGCCTGCTGGTCGGCGTGGCCCTGAGTTGGCTGCTGGGCCGGTTGCGAGCGTGGATGATTGCCCGGGGTTGGGACGACCCGGCCACCCATGTGGTGTTCATGTTGCTGCTGCCGTTCGCCGCTTATGTGCTGGCCGAACGCTTGGGCGCCTCGGGCATTCTCTCGGCGGTGGCGGCGGGGATGATGCAGAGCTGGCTTGACCTGCTGCCGCGCCAGACCGGCACGCGGTTGCTCAACCGCAGTGTCTGGTCGCTGTTGGAATTCGCCTTCAACGGGTTGATCTTCCTACTGCTGGGCCTGCAATTGCCGGACATCATCAAGGCGGTGACCCACCTCGAGGCCACGCTGTGGCCGACGCTGTTCTACCGCTGCCTGGATGTGCTGGCGATTTTCCTGGTGTTGCTGGTGCTGCGGTTTGTCTGGGTGCAAAGCATCTGGCGCTTGTCCGGGCTGCTGCGACGCTGGCGTGGTCAGGGCGAGCTGACCTTGGTTCCGAACGCACGTTCTTGCTGGTTGCTGACTTTCGGTGGCGTGCGCGGCGCGGTGACGCTGGCGGGCGTGCTGTCGGTGCCATTGCTGTTAAGCGCCGCAGAGGCGTTCCCCGAGCGAGACCTGCTGATCTTCATTGCCGCCGGGGTGATTCTGCTGTCGCTGATCGCGGCGTGCATCGCCTTGCCGTTGTTGCTGCGGGGCATCGAGAAGAGCCCTGATGACAAACGTCGCAACGAAGTCCGCGAGGCCTGGCGCAAAACCGCTGAAGCGGCGATCCATGCGCTGGAAGTGGAAGAACCGACCGAGGCGGGCAGTACGCCGGATGCAGCCCAGGCGGCGCTGGCGACCGAGGTCAAGGCGCGGTTGATGTCCGAGTATCGTCATCAGCTCGACGTGTTCAACGACTCCGCCGAAGCCCAGGCGCTGGCATTCGAGATGGACCTGCTGGAACGCCGGCTGCGCTTGAAGGCTTTTCGGGCGCAGCGGCTGGAATTGTATCGCCTCAGCCGTCATCACCAGATTGGCGATGATGTGCTGCGGGAGGTGCTGGGGGAGTTGGATTTGGCGGAGGCGAATTTGGGGTTGGGTAAGTAG
- a CDS encoding DUF6124 family protein codes for MIKETPNPPKPASTFPYGDYAPEKLQEAADRALDHYLKPDDSESDSKPSVQLFIVSDSVDTEALLANLSETLASANAMLSDLAFGLDGSRRHVALGVAQMIELGALLANKALDRVELRT; via the coding sequence ATGATCAAAGAAACGCCGAATCCTCCAAAGCCAGCCTCCACTTTCCCCTATGGCGACTACGCCCCTGAAAAGCTGCAAGAAGCCGCGGATCGTGCGCTGGATCATTACCTCAAGCCTGACGACAGCGAGTCAGACTCCAAGCCCTCGGTACAGTTGTTCATCGTGTCGGACAGCGTTGATACCGAAGCCCTGCTAGCCAACCTCAGCGAAACCCTGGCTTCGGCCAATGCGATGCTCAGCGACCTGGCGTTTGGCCTGGACGGCTCGCGGCGGCATGTGGCATTGGGAGTGGCGCAGATGATTGAGTTGGGTGCGTTGTTGGCGAACAAGGCGTTGGATCGGGTAGAGCTTCGGACTTGA
- the rpsB gene encoding 30S ribosomal protein S2: MSQVNMRDMLKAGVHFGHQTRYWNPKMGKYIFGARNKIHIINLEKTLPMFNEALTFVERLAQGKNKILFVGTKRSAGKIVAEEAARCGSPYVDHRWLGGMLTNFKTIRASIKRLRDLEVQSEDGTFAKLTKKEALMRTRDLEKLDRSLGGIKDMGGLPDALFVIDVDHERIAITEANKLGIPVIGVVDTNSSPEGVDYIIPGNDDAIRAIQLYMGSMADAVIRGRNNVNGGTEVFAEEAPAAAAE, translated from the coding sequence ATGTCCCAAGTCAATATGCGCGATATGCTGAAGGCCGGTGTGCACTTCGGTCACCAGACCCGTTACTGGAACCCGAAAATGGGCAAGTACATTTTCGGCGCGCGTAACAAGATCCACATCATCAACCTTGAAAAAACCCTGCCGATGTTCAATGAAGCACTGACCTTCGTAGAGCGCCTGGCCCAGGGCAAAAACAAGATTCTGTTCGTCGGCACCAAGCGTTCCGCTGGCAAGATCGTTGCTGAAGAAGCAGCACGTTGCGGTTCGCCGTACGTCGATCACCGCTGGTTGGGCGGCATGCTGACCAACTTCAAGACCATTCGCGCTTCCATCAAGCGTCTGCGTGACCTTGAAGTCCAGTCCGAAGACGGTACTTTCGCCAAGCTGACCAAGAAAGAAGCGCTGATGCGCACTCGCGATCTTGAGAAGCTGGACCGCTCCCTGGGCGGTATCAAGGACATGGGCGGTCTGCCTGACGCACTGTTCGTGATCGACGTTGACCACGAGCGCATCGCGATCACCGAAGCCAACAAGCTGGGTATCCCGGTCATCGGCGTTGTCGATACCAACAGCAGCCCGGAAGGCGTTGACTACATCATCCCAGGCAACGATGACGCCATTCGCGCCATCCAGCTGTACATGGGTTCGATGGCTGACGCTGTGATCCGTGGTCGCAACAACGTGAATGGCGGCACCGAAGTCTTCGCTGAAGAAGCTCCGGCAGCAGCCGCTGAGTAA
- a CDS encoding LysR family transcriptional regulator — protein MDKLRAMETFVAAVEGGNFTEAAQRLEMSAVMVGKYVRELEGRLGARLLERTTRRQSLTDAGRVFYEDAKRALEHVRMAETSIERLRASPSGTLRISAPITFGSCVIAPLAATFQQIYPLVRIELELSNRVVDLIDEGFDLAIRIGELGDADLIARPLSMYRMVICASPDYLARHGRPETPQDLSAHHCLSHTVWNSRNGWKLRGWDGVPLPTDPVFTCNDGNGLRMAAIAGAGLLLQPEVLVAHDMASGTLVPVLQAYLPEPHPIHIVHRHDRRPLPKLTHFIAHLLTHVAEQESSQVLYEKS, from the coding sequence ATGGACAAACTGCGTGCCATGGAAACCTTCGTTGCCGCCGTCGAGGGAGGCAACTTCACCGAGGCCGCGCAGCGGCTTGAAATGTCGGCGGTAATGGTTGGAAAGTATGTGCGCGAACTAGAAGGACGCCTCGGTGCGCGCTTGCTTGAGCGCACCACACGACGCCAGAGCCTGACTGATGCTGGTCGTGTTTTTTACGAAGACGCCAAGCGTGCGCTTGAACACGTACGTATGGCCGAAACCTCGATCGAACGGTTGCGCGCTTCGCCATCCGGCACGTTGCGCATTAGCGCTCCAATCACCTTTGGCTCGTGTGTCATCGCTCCTCTGGCTGCGACTTTCCAGCAGATATATCCGCTCGTTCGCATTGAACTGGAATTGAGCAATCGCGTCGTTGACCTTATTGACGAGGGTTTTGATCTGGCTATCCGCATTGGTGAACTGGGCGATGCCGACCTGATAGCAAGGCCGCTGAGCATGTATCGCATGGTGATCTGTGCGTCGCCGGACTACCTCGCCCGACATGGCCGTCCAGAGACACCACAGGACCTGAGCGCGCATCACTGCCTTTCTCACACAGTGTGGAACAGCCGCAACGGCTGGAAACTCAGAGGCTGGGATGGGGTGCCGTTGCCGACGGACCCAGTCTTCACATGCAATGACGGCAACGGACTGCGTATGGCAGCAATCGCCGGTGCGGGATTGTTGCTGCAGCCCGAAGTTCTGGTGGCCCACGATATGGCAAGCGGGACGTTGGTGCCGGTCCTGCAAGCCTACTTACCCGAGCCACACCCTATCCATATCGTGCATCGACACGATCGGCGACCGCTGCCAAAGCTCACCCATTTTATTGCGCATTTGCTCACGCATGTGGCGGAGCAGGAGTCGTCCCAGGTTCTGTACGAAAAGAGCTGA
- the map gene encoding type I methionyl aminopeptidase, producing the protein MTVTLKTPEDIAKMRVAGKLAADVLEMIADYVKPGVTTEELDRICHDYIVNEQKAIPAPLNYKGFPKSICTSINHVVCHGIPNEKPLKDGDTLNIDVTVIKDGYHGDTSRMFHVGNVPEWAQRLSKVTQECMYMAIELVKPGCRLGDIGEVIQKHAQKNGFSVVREFCGHGIGKVFHEEPQILHYGRAGTGMELQAGMTFTIEPMINQGRADTKVLGDGWTAITKDRKLSAQWEHTLLVTETGYEIFTLRSDDTIARISA; encoded by the coding sequence ATGACCGTCACCCTCAAGACCCCCGAGGACATCGCCAAAATGCGTGTCGCCGGCAAACTCGCCGCCGACGTCCTGGAAATGATTGCCGATTACGTCAAGCCGGGCGTAACCACCGAAGAGCTGGACCGCATCTGCCACGATTACATCGTCAACGAGCAGAAGGCCATCCCTGCTCCGCTCAACTACAAGGGCTTCCCGAAGTCGATCTGCACCTCGATCAACCACGTGGTCTGCCATGGTATCCCCAACGAAAAGCCGTTGAAGGATGGCGACACCCTGAACATCGACGTCACCGTCATCAAGGACGGCTACCACGGCGATACCAGCCGCATGTTCCATGTCGGCAACGTGCCGGAGTGGGCCCAGCGCCTGTCGAAAGTCACCCAGGAATGCATGTACATGGCCATCGAGCTGGTGAAACCGGGCTGCCGCCTGGGAGATATCGGCGAAGTGATCCAGAAGCACGCGCAGAAGAACGGCTTCTCGGTGGTGCGCGAATTCTGCGGCCACGGTATCGGCAAGGTGTTCCATGAAGAACCTCAGATCCTGCACTACGGCCGCGCCGGCACCGGCATGGAGCTCCAGGCAGGCATGACCTTCACCATCGAGCCGATGATCAACCAGGGTCGCGCCGACACCAAGGTACTGGGCGACGGCTGGACCGCCATCACCAAGGACCGCAAGTTGTCGGCTCAGTGGGAACACACCCTGCTGGTCACCGAAACCGGCTACGAAATCTTCACCCTGCGCAGCGACGACACCATCGCCCGCATTTCCGCCTGA
- a CDS encoding short chain dehydrogenase — protein sequence MKIVIIGAGGDVGRAVADELARGGKHEIIRVGRTQGDHQVDIASDDSVGALFKKIGQIDAIIATAGNVILAPIEKMTAADFNKGLQDKLLSQVRVALVGQHYLNDGGSITLTSGIAVDDPIAQGSNAAASNAGIEGFVRAAACDLSRGIRINAVSPTVLTESMDRFGPYFPGYESVPATRVAMAYRRSVEGVQSGRVYRVGH from the coding sequence ATGAAGATCGTGATAATTGGCGCCGGTGGTGATGTAGGTCGTGCCGTGGCAGATGAACTTGCACGTGGCGGCAAACACGAAATCATCCGCGTCGGTCGCACCCAAGGTGACCATCAGGTTGACATCGCCAGTGATGACAGCGTGGGTGCGTTGTTCAAGAAGATCGGACAAATCGACGCCATCATTGCTACCGCAGGCAATGTAATCCTCGCTCCAATCGAAAAGATGACGGCGGCCGACTTCAACAAAGGCTTGCAGGACAAGCTGCTAAGCCAGGTGCGCGTCGCGCTGGTTGGTCAGCATTACCTGAACGACGGCGGGTCGATCACGCTGACCTCAGGCATCGCTGTCGATGATCCGATTGCGCAAGGCTCCAATGCCGCAGCGTCGAACGCTGGGATTGAAGGGTTCGTGCGTGCTGCTGCGTGCGATCTTTCACGAGGCATCCGCATCAACGCAGTTAGTCCGACAGTGCTGACGGAATCGATGGACCGGTTTGGTCCGTACTTTCCTGGCTACGAAAGCGTGCCGGCGACCCGCGTAGCAATGGCCTATCGACGCAGTGTGGAAGGCGTGCAGAGCGGTCGCGTATATCGGGTTGGTCATTGA